Below is a window of Lacrimispora xylanolytica DNA.
AAAATCTGGAAGTAGAAGATCTTCTTCGGAAATTCGAAGAGGCCAGCGGAGAAGAGTTCTCCAATGACCGTATGATTTTAGCAAATTAGCAGTAAAAGCATGGGATGGGAACCGCTTTCGGGCAGAGTACCATCCCATATTTTTACAAAAATTTAATAGATTTTTGAATTACGTATCATAATGTAACATAATCTTAATAAATTTTTGTGAGACAAATATCGCAAATCATGACAAAATATGCTATACTAAGGCGGATAAACTCATAGTCCAAATCGGTTGTCCGGTGAAAATATGACAATGGAGAGAAAGTACAGAATGGATAATAAAAACGACAATAAAGATTATGTGATCCGTTTGGATAAAGCAAGAAAGAGCCGCGGTAAGAATGATTATAAAAAGTATCTTATAGCAGGAGGTGCCGGTGTTTTACTGGTGGCTGGTGTCATTACAGCCGGAGCCTTCGCAAAGCGCAATGGAGGAGGTGCCGCAGCTGCAGCTCTGGCTACCGCTTCAGAGGCTGTGAATCAGGCAACTGCTAATAATGACGAAGCAGTAAAAGCATCGGAAGAAGCGATCAAACAGGCGGAAGAGATGAAGAAGGTGGTAGCTTCTTATAAAAATCTTGGAATTGTCAAGGCTTCCGGTTATTTAAACATCAGAAAGACTCCTGGTACCGATGGGGATGTTATTGGAAAGCTGCAGAGTGACGGTGCCTGTGATATTTTAGAAAAGACAGAAGATGGCTGGTATAAGATTACTTCTGGAGGAATCGAAGGCTATATTAATTCAGAGTATGTGCTGACAGGAGAGGAAGCAGTTAAAAAAGCAGAAAGTCTGGTAAAATTAAGAGCAGTTATTAAAGCGGACAGCATGAATATCAGAAAAGAAGCTTCCAAAAGCTCGGATCCGGTGGGGCAGGCTCTTGCCGATGAAAGATATGAGGTGCTTGATCAAACCGAAGGCTGGATAAAGATTTCAACCGGATATCTTTCCTCTGATTATGTAACATTAGAATACTCTTTAAATGAAGCGAGAAAACTGGATTTAAAAGCAATGGTCTTTAATTACTATAAGAATATCGGAATATCTGATGTAGATAATTATTTAAATGTGAGAGAAGAGCCTAACGAAAAAGGGAAGGTAATCGCTAAGATGCCAAGTAAAGCTGCCGGTGAGATTTTAGAGACAACGGCCGACGGCTGGTATAAGATCCAATCAGGAAGCATTACAGGCTATGTAAAATCAGATTATATTCTGACCGGGCAGGCGGCAAAGGATGAAGCCATGCAGGTTGCCCAGCTAATGGCCATTGTAAATACGGATATGCTGAATGCAAGATCAGAACCCAGTACGGATTCCAAGATCTGGACTCAGATATCCAACAACGAAAGATATCCTGTATTAAAGCAGGTAGACGGCTGGGTAGAGATTGAGCTGGAGGAAGACAGCAGTGCCTATGTGGCTACTGACTTTGTGGATGTACGTTACGCTCTTCCTCAGGCCATCAAATTCTCACCCCTTGAGGAAAAGGCCAATGCCCAATCCTCCTTAAGAACTCAGATTGTCAATTATGCGCTGCAGTTTTTAGGAAACCCATACGTATGGGGCGGAACCAGCCTGACAAAGGGAGCAGATTGTTCCGGCTTTACCATGTCCGTATATTCTAAGTTTGGTATCGGCCTGCCTCATTATTCCGGCTCACAGGCTGGAAAAGGGACTGCTGTAAAGTCATCAGAGATGAAGCCTGGAGATCTTCTGTTCTACGCCAACAGCAAAGGAACCATCAATCACGTTGCCATGTATATTGGTAACGGCCAGATTGTTCACGCGGCCAGCAGACGAAGCGGCATCAAGATCTCTACCTGGAATTACCGTTCACCAGTAAAGATCCGTAATATGGTAGGAGATTAAATAAAAATAATAACGTAACTCATAAGAAAGCCCAGATGACCGGATTCATATCCAGTCTTCTGGGCTTATATTATTTATCGGTTTTCTTTTTTGTCACGGTTATAATTGATTAAGCATCCGGATTTTACGATGGCCCGTTCTTCCGGAGTCATATCTGCAATGTGTAGATTGATCTCCTGAATGGGATTGCCCTCTTCATTGCGGATCACATAGGCCTTGATTTTTTCCATATCTCCATCGAGAGCAGTACGAATATCAGGCACATAGATAAAGTCACCTACTTCAAACGCCGGCTCCTCATCAAGAAGGAAGGGAAGCATTCCCCAGTTCATGACATTGGAACGATACCGCTTGGTTGCATATTCATTGGCAATATTGGCAAGACCGCCAAGAACTCTTTGACAGCTTGCCGCCTGCTCTCTGGCAGAACCATCACCTGGCTTAACCGCATAGAGTACACTTCCTATTTCAGTCTCAGAAGCCTTAAGCTCCGGCTGATCTAAGTAAAGGCGCAGTGCATGAAATGCTTTTTCTAATTCGCTGTCTGCTTTAAGTGGACATTCCCCATTTTTACGAGCTTTCTCCAGCTCATTGACCTGCTTGGATCTTCCTACATATTCCGGATCCCGGCGGGATAATGTATATTCCGCAAGGCCAAGCGGATTAGAGCGGAAAGAAGAGGTCTCACCAGATGGAATCAGTTCATCTGTGGTAGTAACCGGATCCATAATTTTTGAACATACTTTAAGGATAATATTATCGGTCAGAGAGCTCATGGCCGGCCAATCTTTAATATTAGGGCCATTGACCAGTTCAGCTTCTGCTTGAGGAGCATCGTATCCCTGATAAACTCTTCTTTCATAAGAAGAGGAATCAAATTCATATGCCGGCACTTCATAACCATCTACAACGCTTTCGGCAGAGGTGAGAAGTCCGCCGTTTGCTGCTGTGGCTGCGATGGATCTCGCATCCATAAGAGCAACACAAGAAATCTGACCATTTCCAGGCTTGGAGCCTTCCCGGTTAGGGAAGTTTCTTGTGGTATGACGTATGCTTAATGCATTATTGGATGGAGTATCACCTGCTCCGAAGCATGGGCCGCAGAATGCAGTACGGATGGTAGCACCTGCAGTCATTAGCTCTGTAATAGCACCTTTCTTCACCAGATCCATATAAACCGGCTGAGAAGACGGATAAACAGACAGATTAAATACATCGTTGCCGCAGTCTTTGCCGCTTAAAATATGGGCAGCCATCATAACGTTGGAGTAATTACCTCCCGCACATCCTGCAATCACTCCCTGCTGAACCATAAGCTTTCCGTCAACGATCTTATCCGTAAGAGAGAGCTTCACTCCTGATTTTCCGGTATACTGATCGGCTTCCTTTTCCACGGTTCTTAAGATATCTGCCAGATTGGCGTTAAGCTCATCAATTTCATAGGTATTGCTTGGATGGAATGGGAGAGCAATCATAGGTTTAATTGCGCTTAGATCCACGGTGACAACGCCATCATAATAAGCAACGTCAGCTGGATTTAATTCTTTATAATCATCGCCTCTGCCGTGAAGGGTCAAATAAGCTTTCGTATCTTCGTCAGTTCTCCACACAGAAGAAAGACAGGTGGTTTCTGTTGTCATTACATCCACGCCGTTTCTGTAATCCGTATCCATGGAAGAGACGCCAGGTCCTACAAATTCCATGATTTTATTCTTCACATAGCCGTTTTTAAATACCTTGCCGATAATGGCCAGTGCCACATCGTGAGGTCCTACGGCAGGAGATGGTTTGCCGGTAAGATAGATAGCGACCACTCCCGGATATGTAACGTCATAGGTATCCAGAAGAAGCTGTTTTACAAGCTCGCCTCCTCCTTCGCCGATTGCCATGGTTCCAAGGGCACCATATCTGGTATGGCTGTCAGAGCCAAGAATCATGCGGCCGCATCCTGCCATCATTTCACGCATATACTGGTGAATAACTGCAATATGCGGAGGTACAAAAATACCACCGTACTTTTTGGCGGCGGAAAGGCCAAAGACATGATCATCCTCATTAATAGTACCGCCTACCGCGCATAAGGAGTTATGGCAGTTGGTCAACACATAAGGTATCGGGAATTCCTTGAGTCCCGAAGCCCGGGCAGTCTGAACGATTCCTACAAAGGTAATATCGTGGGAAGCCATTGAGTCAAAACGAAGCTTTAAATGCTCCATATTGCCTGAGGTATTGTGGGCCTCTAAAATGGAGTAGGCAATGGTTCCTTTTGCTGCGTCTTCTTTGCTGACGGTGTTTCCCGTGAGAGCAGCGATTTTTGCGCTATCTTCCTCTGGAATGAGCTCCGTTCCATTTATAAGGTAAGCTCCGCCTTCATATAATTTTACCATAATTATCGTTCCTCTCTTTTTATGTAGGGATTTGTTTCACCCACGTATTTTGTTGCAGGACGCATGATTCTTCCGTCATACATTTTATTTTCAATATTGTGTGCCAGCCAGCCTGCCATGCGTGCACAGACGAATAAAGGAGTGTACATATCCTCTGGAATCTGCAGCATTTGATAGGCAAAGCCGCTGTAAAAGTCCACGTTGTTGGACAAGGATTTTCCGTTTCCAGCCAGACAGGCTTTGGCAACGGTTTCAAACTTCGTCAGGAATTCGTATTCATCCAATCGTTTTTTCTCTTTTGCAAGCTTTTCACAACAGTCTTTTAAAAGATCTGCTCTGGGGTCAGATACCGTGTAAACCGCATGGCCCAGGCCATAAACCAGACCAGAGTTATCGTAGAAATCCTTAGAAAGGATTCGTCCAATGACTTTTTTCATCTGATCCTCAGTGGCATGCAATCCAATTTCCTGTTCAATGGCAGACAACATTTCGCTGCACCGGATATTAGCGCCACCGTGTTTTGGTCCTTTTAGGGAACCGATGGATCCGGTAATGGCGGAATAAATATCAGTTCCAGTGGAAGAGATAACTACATTTGTAAAAGTGGAGTTATTTCCACCGCCGTGATCGGCATGAATCATAAGCATCACATCAAGAAGATTTGCTTCCTGCTCTGTAAAGCTTCCATCCCGCCGAAGGAGATGAAGGATATTTTCTGCCATGGAATATTCAGGGCGAGGATAATGGATAACCAGGCTTTCCCGGTCGTAATGATGGATCTTGCTTTGATATGCATATACAGCAAGGGTTGGCAGCTTTGCAAGGATATTAATTCCTTTTAAAAGTGTTTGATAAGGATCTGTATTATCGGGATCATTATCATAATCATAAAGAGCCAGAATGCTTTTTTGCAGACTGTTCATTAAATTGCTGGAAGGACTGCGGAGCATATTTCTCTCAAAAAATTCATTGGGAAGCGGATAATACTTTTGAAGAACAGAAGTAAATTCCTTTAACTCCTTATCGGAAGGGAGATAACCAAAGAGAAGCAGAAATGCGGTTTCTTCATAACCGTAGCGCCCATTTCCTTTTCCCGTTACCAGATCGCTGATTTCAATTCCCCTGTAGTATAGCTTACCTGGGATATTAAGCTTTTTTCCATCTTCAAACTCATAGCCTACAACGTCAGATACACGGGTAAGTCCTACAATGACACCGGTTCCATCTTCATTTCTAAGTCCTTTTTTTACATCGTGTATTTTGAACAAATTGTTAGGAATATCCGTATAATTGGAAGATTTTCCAAAAGTCTGTGCAATGAATAAGTTGTTCATGGGACGCTTCTCCTTTTTTCAGAATATTCAAAAGCTCCAGAGGCAATCCATTGATAGAAAAGCAGCGCATACAGATCCCTCCGGCGCTGCCTTCATTGGCAATGAAACGTAACTGGCTTTTTATTGTTTGATAGTTTAACATGGAAAAGTATCAAAGTCAACAACTTGTTACAATCACAATTGAAATGTTGTTAATCATAAAAACCTTAGACTGGCAATCTGACAGGATTACCCTGGTTTTTCAATTATAAGCATATTTTTTGCCATTTCTCCACATCATAAGAAAACTACCAAAAATAGAGCAAACAGGAGGTTTCCTAAAATGGCAGATAATCAGGAAAGAAACGATGGTAACAGCCAGGTACAAGATGAGAAGCAAAATGAAATGAGCGCTTCCAGTGATACGGGGAAAGAAAATCTCGATGAGAAAAAGAAAGAAAAAGATATAGAGCAGAAAGAAGATGAAAAGCTGGAGGAGTATGGGCAAATGACTCTTGATGACAACGCCCATAAGAGAAAAATTCATTTACTTTCCATTATAGGAGAGATAGAAGGTCATGAAAACCTCTCTGGCAACAGCAAAGCAACCAAATACGATCATATCCTTCCAAAGCTTGCGGAAATTGAGGACGATGATTCCGTAGAAGGGCTTCTGGTCCTTCTTAATACTTCAGGCGGAGACGTGGATGCAGGACTTGCCATTGCAGAGATGATTGCTTCCTTAAGCATCCCAACCGTATCCCTTGTACTGGGAGGAAGTCATTCCATTGGAGTTCCGCTGGCTGTAAGCACCACTTATTCCTTTATTGTTCCCACAGGAACCATGATGGTACATCCGGTCCGTATGACAGGAATGGTAATTGGAGCTGCTCAGACCTATGAATATTTTGAAATGATTCAGGATCGTATTTTAAGCTTCGTATCCGGTCATGCAAAAATCGCTTATGATCAGGTGAAGCGGCTGATGTTAAATACAGAGATGCTGACCAGAGACTTAGGAACCGTTCTGGTTGGAGAAGAAACTGTAAAAGAAGGCTTGATCGATGAAGTAGGCGGAATCAAGGATGCCCTAAGAAAATTATATGAGTTGATCGAAACTGGTTCCCGTTAATCGTTGCAATTCTCCCGATTTTTTTGTATACTGTTACCAATGGATAAAAGGGGGAAGTATTGTGCCTGAGACAACAAAGAAGAAGACAACAGAAAAAAAAGGGACAAGAGGAAAAGGCGGGAGATCAGGAAACAGCAGCCCCAGAAAAAAAGTAGTTCTTCCGGAGCCGGAATTTATCCACTCAGAAGTAGTTATCATGATGTCATTTGCGGCTGCCGCCATACTGTTTTTAAGTAATTTTGGATTATGTGGTGTGGTCGGTCAGTTTTTACGCAGTGTGCAGCTTGGTATTTTCGGAGGAATCGGATACATCGCACCGGTGCTTCTTTTTGCTGGGACTGCCTTTTACTTATCGAATCAGGGAAATCCAAGAGCGGCATTTAAGCTGGCGTCCTTTGTACTGGCGCTGGTTTCTTTGTGTGGTTTTTTACAGCTTTTATTTGGAGCCAAGCCTGGTGAGGGGACCACTCTCGTTGATATTTATCTGGAGTCCTCTGTGACCGGAGTGGGAGGCGGATTGATCGGCGGCCTTCTTTCCGAAGGACTCACTGCAATTATAGGTGTCGTAGGTGCCTACCTGGTAGTTATCGTACTCCTTATTATTTCCGGAGTCTGTATTACGGAAAAGTCCTTTGTCAACGTGGTAAAGAGCGGAAGCGGAAAAGCGTACCGCCATGCAAAAGAAAATATTGATATACGAAGAGAGATTCACGCAGAACGGCAGGAAGAGAGAAAAAGGCTTCGGGAAGAGCAAAAGCTTCGCGGGGTCAATTTGGATGCAACGAATCTGACAGATTTTCAGCCTCAGACTGGGACGAAGCCAGAAGCTGTGGATTTTGAAGCTGAATTAGGAATCGAGCCTATTCCAGTTCCAGCCATGGAAGAATACTTAGAAGAGGATATTGATATCCAGGCAGGACGCCTGGCAGCTGTTACGGCTCTGGAACCTGAACGACCAAATCCAGCCGATGTATTCAGTGGCAGCATTTCTCCTGTTCAAGAGAAAGAGGAAGATATCGTTCCATTCGAACCAGATTGGAAGAACGAGCCATTTATGGAAGAATTAGACGAACCTTCTATATATATGAAGAAAGAGAGTCGAACCTTAAAGGAGATGGAAGTCGTAGAGGAGGAGTTTCTTCCGGTAGAAAAACCAGATACCTTTACGGTTCCCGAAGAACAGAAGACAGTGGTTACGGCTACCGGAAAAATCATTGAAACAGATACGGAAGCCCTGCAGAAAAAATTGGTGAGCAAACGGGAGGAAGCCGCTAAGGAAGGCGATCTCTCTGTCAGCCAGCAGATCAAACAAAAAGAAGAAGTGGTGAAAAAGGAATACCAGTATCCCCCGGTTACATTATTGAAAAAAGGAAAAGCAACGGCTTTTTCTGACCGGGAATACAGGGAAACTGCCATTAAGCTTCAAAAAACCTTACAAAACTTCGGCGTTGGAGTTACTGTGACTAACATCAGCTGTGGTCCCTCTGTGACCCGGTATGAGCTTCATCCGGAACAAGGCGTAAAGGTGAGTAAAATCGTCAGTCTGGCTGATGATATTAAATTAAGCCTTGCTGCAGCCGATATTCGAATCGAAGCACCCATTCCTGGAAAATCTGCAGTGGGGATTGAAGTACCAAATAAGGAGAATAATATGGTATATCTGAGGGATATTCTGGAAGCGGAAAACTTTAAGAATCACTCCTCTAAGATTGCATTTGCCGTGGGAAAGGATATTGGCGGTCAGGTGGTTGTTACGGATATTGCCAAGATGCCTCATCTGCTCATTGCGGGTGCCACAGGCTCCGGTAAATCCGTCTGCATCAACACTCTGATTATGAGTATTATTTTTAAAGCGGACCCGGAAGACGTAAAGCTGATTATGATCGATCCAAAGGTAGTGGAACTAAGTGTTTACAATGGAATCCCCCACCTTCTTCTGCCGGTAGTCACAGATCCTAAGAAAGCTTCCGGTGCACTGAACTGGGCGGTAGCGGAGATGACGGACCGTTACAACAAATTTGCCCAGTACAATGTAAGGGAAATTAAAGGATATAATGCCAAAGTAGATAGTATCAAAGATATCGATGACGAGAACAAACCGAAAAAGATGCCTCAGATCGTTATCATTATCGACGAGCTTGCAGACCTTATGATGGTGGCTCCGGGAGAAGTAGAGGATGCCATCTGCCGTCTTGCCCAGTTAGCCAGAGCGGCAGGCATTCATCTGGTCATTGCAACACAGCGTCCATCCGTTAATGTCATCACTGGTCTTATCAAGGCCAATGTGCCTTCAAGAGTTGCCTTTGCGGTATCTTCTGGTGTGGACTCCAGAACCATCATTGATATGAACGGTGCGGAAAAACTTTTGGGAAAAGGAGATATGCTGTTTTATCCGGCAGGTTATCCAAAGCCCATGCGTGTACAGGGAGCCTTTGTTTCGGACTCTGAGGTTTCCAAGGTTGTCGATTTCCTGACAGAACAGGGAATGACTCCAGACTATGATCTTGAGGTAGAAAGCATGATTTCTGCATCTCCTGGAGGTCAGGAGATGAAAAGTGGTGGAAATGACCGGGATGAGTATTTTGCTCAGGCAGGAAAATTCATCATTGAAAAAGATAAAGCCTCTATTGGTATGCTGCAGCGGATGTATAAAATCGGCTTTAACCGTGCGGCAAGAATTATGGACCAGCTTGCAGAAGCTGGCGTAGTCGGAGAAGAAGAGGGCACCAAGCCCCGGAAGGTTTTAATGAGTCCGGAAGAATTTGAGGAGATGTTGGAGCAGGGTTATTAATATAGATAGGGAACTTACATACAGGAGGATGATGCGGATGAAAACAGATATTGAAATCGCACAGGAGGCGGTTATGCTTCCGATTAAGGAAGTGGCTGCTTCCTACGGGATTTTAGAAGATGATATTGAGCTATACGGAAAGTATAAGGCAAAGCTTTCAGACCAGCTTTGGGAACAGGTAAAAGATAAAAAGGATGGAAAGCTGGTTTTGGTAACGGCCATTAATCCAACTCCGGCAGGAGAAGGAAAGACCACAACGACAGTAGGACTTGGGGAAGCCTTTGGAGTTATGGAAAAAAAGGCGATGATTGCTTTAAGAGAGCCATCTCTGGGACCGTGTTTTGGAATTAAGGGAGGCGCAGCCGGAGGCGGATATGCTCAGATCGTACCTATGGAGGACTTAAACCTTCATTTTACGGGAGATTTCCATGCCATTACTTCTGCCAATAACCTGTTATCCGCATTGCTGGATAATCACATCCATCAGGGAAATGCCCTGGAGATAGACACTCGTCAGATTCTCTGGAAGCGCTGTCTCGATATGAATGACCGTGCCCTTCGAAACATCGTGATTGGCCTGGGATCAAAAGCAGAGGGGTTTGTGAGAGAAGATCATTTTGTAATCACGGTTGCTTCTGAAATTATGGCCATTCTTTGCCTTGCAAATGACATGGATGATTTAAAAGAACGCCTAGGAAAGATTATTGTGGCATATAATTATGCTGGAGAGCCGGTAACTGCCCATCAGCTCCATGCAGTTGGTGCAATGGCAGCTCTTTTAAAGGACGCCTTAAAGCCTAACCTGATTCAGACCCTGGAGCATACAGGAGCCATTGTTCACGGCGGACCATTTGCCAACATTGCCCATGGCTGCAATAGTGTACGCGCCACAAAGACAGCATTAAAGCTGGCAGATATTGTAGTGACGGAAGCTGGATTTGGTGCTGATTTAGGTGCGGAAAAGTTCATGGATATTAAATGCCGCAAGGCAGGACTTAAGCCGGACGCCATTGTTTTAGTTGCCACCATCAGAGCCCTTAAATATAACGGCGGAGTTCCAAAGGATCAGCTGAACCAGGAGAATATTCCTGCACTTGAAAAAGGAATCGTCAATCTGGCAAAGCACATTGAAAACATGCAGAAATACGGAGTTCCCGTTGTTGTCACTTTAAATTCCTTCCTTACGGATACAGAAGCTGAATACCAGTTCGTCAAGACCTTCTGTGAGGAAAGAGGCTGTGAATTCGCTCTGTCCGAAGTATGGGAAAAGGGCGGAAAAGGCGGAATCCAGCTTGCAGAGAAGGTACTCTATACTCTGGAAAACAAGGAAAGCAAGTTTGCACCCATTTATCCTGATGATATGGGATTAAAGGAGAAGGTGGAGACTGTAGCAAAAGAAATATATGGAGCCAAAGGAGTGACATATGCCCCTGCAGCTTTAAAAGCCCTTAAAAAATTCGAGGAAATGGGATATGGAAACCTGCCAGTCTGTATGGCGAAAACACAGTATTCCCTTTCTGATGACCAGACAAAGCTGGGCCGCCCGGAAGGATTTGAAATCAATGTAAGGGATGCCTATGTATCAGCTGGTGCAGGGTTTGTGGTTGTACTGACAGGTGCCATCATGACGATGCCCGGCCTTCCTAAAAAGCCGGCGGCAGACGGCATTGATATTAATAAAGACGGAATAATAACCGGATTATTCTGATGGAGGTTTCTATGAAGTTTAAAGATTGGCTGAATGACTTAAAATATGAAGTATTACAGGGGAGTCTTGACGAGGAAGTGGATGAAATCGTCTACGACTCCAGAAAAGCCAGAGAAGGTGCTGTATTTGTATGTATGAAGGGAACGAAGGTGGATTCCCATGAATTTATCCCGGCAGTGGCGAAAGCCGGGAGTAAGGTTTTCGTAGTTGAGGAAAGGGTTCCCCTTCCTCAGGGCGTAACTGCAATCTATGTACATAATGCAAGAGAGGCTCTTGCCCTTCTTTCCGCAGCCAGATTTGGTTATCCGGCAGAAAAGATGGTGACCATCGGTGTTACTGGCACCAAGGGAAAAACCACTACCACCCATATGATTAAGGCGGTTTTAGAAGCCTGCGGAAAAAAAGTCGGCATGATCGGCACCACCGGCATTGTCATCGGTGAGACCGTAACTCCTACCAAGAATACAACACCGGAATCCTATGAACTTCATGAGGCATTTAAAAGCATGGTGAAAGCTGGATGCCAATACATGGTAATGGAAGTATCCTCCCAGGCTTACAAAATGCACCGGGTGGCAGGCATTACCTTTGATTACGGCCTGTTCACCAACATTTCTCCCGATCACATTGGACCGGATGAACATGCAGATTTTGAAGAGTATCTGTTCTACAAATCAAGAATTTTCCACACCTGTAAAAAGGGTATTATGAATCAGGATGATGCTCATTTTGAGGAAGTGACAAAAGATGCCGCATGTGAGCTCTACTCCTTTTCCATGGATAGGGAAGGGACGGACTTTAAAGCGGAAAATATCCATTTTGTATCCCAGCCTGATTTCGTGGGAATCGAATTCGATGTAAAGGGACGATATAACCTTTCGGTTCGTGTCAATATACCAGGACGCTTCAATGTGGCCAATGCTCTGGCAGCCGTCAGCGTTTTAAGCTTCCTTGATCTTCCAAAGGACAGAATCTGCCATGGACTGGAACATTTAAGTGTAAACGGCCGTATGGAAATCGTTCACACCTCGGATAAATGTACCGTCATTGTGGATTACGCTCATAATGCTATCAGCATGGAAAGCCTTCTTTCCACACTGAGAGATTATCATCCAAAGCGCCTTGTCTGTGTGTTTGGCTGTGGAGGAAACCGGGCCAAAGACCGCCGTTACTCCATGGGGGACAGCGCCGGCCGTCTGGCGGATTTTACAATTATTACCGCCGATAATTCCAGGTTTGAAAAGACAGAAGATATTATTGCGGATATTCGGGGCAGCATTGTAAAAACCGGCGGTGAATTTATTGAAATCCCGGACCGCAGAGAAGCCATCCGTTACAGTATGGAACATGCTAAACCAGGTGATATGATTGCCATTATAGGCAAAGGCCACGAGGATTACCAGGAGATGAATGGGGTACGTCACCATTTTTCCGACCGGGAAGAGGTTTTAGAGGCAGCAAAAGATCTAAACTTATAAAATACTCAAAAGTGAAACATACATGCCGGAAGCTGTGATTTGGGGCTTTCGGCTTTTCCACGGCAGATGGGAGGTTTGTGCGCCAGAGGCGTACAGGAAACGGAGGAAGTAATGGTAAACATGACGGTAAATGAAGTTATAAAAGCAACAGGAGGCAAACTGCTTTGCGGCCATCCTGATACAGTATTAGAACACTTAAGCATAGATTCCCGAAGTGAGAAGGAGCGCTCCCTGTTTGTTCCATTAATCGGAGAAAAGGTGGATGCCCACCGGTTTATTGACCAGGCATTTTCAAATGGAGCAGCCGCTGTACTGACCAGTGAACACGATTCCATGAATTCTGAAAAGCCATGGATCCGGGTGGAGGATACAAAAAACGCCCTTCAGGCAATTGGACGCTTTTACAGAGAACGTCTTACCATACCTCTGGTAGGAATCACTGGAAGCGTTGGAAAGACAACGACCAGAGAAATGGTAGCATGTGCTCTTTCTGCTGGCTTTAAGGTTTTTAAGACCCCTGGGAACCATAACAGTCAGGTGGGAGTTCCCATCACGCTTTCTGAAATCACTCCAGAAGATGAAATTGGAGTTATTGAACTTGGTATGAGCGAACCTGGAGAATTAACAGTCATTGCTAGGCTTGCAAGCATTCAGATGGCAGTCATTACAAATATTGGAGTCACCCACATAGAGCAGCTTGGTTCCAGGGAAAATATTTATAAAGAAAAGCTTACCATACAGGATGGACTGATGGAAGGCGGAATTCTGTTCTTAAATGGGGATGATGACATTTTAAAAGACACAAAAGCAAAAGAAGGATGTAAAACCATTTACTACGGGACTGGAGCTAATGCAGATTACCGGGCAGAAGATGTACATCTGGAAGAAGGTTTTCCAGCATTTACAGCCGTTTTTGAAGATCAGAGGGTTCCGGTAAAACTGTCTGTCATGGGAAGCCACAATGTTTTAAATGCCATGGTATCCCTTGCAGTTGCATCTGAGCGCGGCATCCCATTGGAAGCGGCTGCAAAGAAACTTTGTGAATTTACCGGCTTTAAGAACCGCCAGCAGATTTATGAATCCAATGGTATGACAATTATAGATGATACCTATAATGCCAGCCCTGTCTCCATGAAAGCCGGTCTTGAGGTATTAAATTCTCTTACAAAGGTAAAACG
It encodes the following:
- a CDS encoding UDP-N-acetylmuramoyl-tripeptide--D-alanyl-D-alanine ligase; amino-acid sequence: MVNMTVNEVIKATGGKLLCGHPDTVLEHLSIDSRSEKERSLFVPLIGEKVDAHRFIDQAFSNGAAAVLTSEHDSMNSEKPWIRVEDTKNALQAIGRFYRERLTIPLVGITGSVGKTTTREMVACALSAGFKVFKTPGNHNSQVGVPITLSEITPEDEIGVIELGMSEPGELTVIARLASIQMAVITNIGVTHIEQLGSRENIYKEKLTIQDGLMEGGILFLNGDDDILKDTKAKEGCKTIYYGTGANADYRAEDVHLEEGFPAFTAVFEDQRVPVKLSVMGSHNVLNAMVSLAVASERGIPLEAAAKKLCEFTGFKNRQQIYESNGMTIIDDTYNASPVSMKAGLEVLNSLTKVKRRIAVLADMKELGEDAPKYHYEIGEYITEHPIFEVVTLGELAGEIARAVREQSKEIQVKEFMEQEALVTYLRGELKEGDGVLFKGSNSMKLSQVADQFHLV